In a genomic window of Deltaproteobacteria bacterium HGW-Deltaproteobacteria-2:
- the bioF gene encoding 8-amino-7-oxononanoate synthase — translation MEFIKNYLAKRKDEDTLRSLLELDTRGPGMIVRHGLKYVDFSSNDYLGLSRHPQLIDAARQALEKYGVGTGASRLLSGDLKMHHLLEEETASFKHKESALVFNSGYHANLGIIPAFSGKNDVIFSDSLCHASQIDGAILSRAARFLFRHNNMEHLDDLLKSERSKFDKALILTESVFSMDGDKAPLRTLVELKQRYNCVLMVDEAHATGIFGNQGRGLVESEGLSEDVDLIMGTFSKALGGFGAYLAASRLVTDYLINSARSFIYSTALPCSIIAANFAALEVCKNEPWRGPALLDRAQRFRTALGDAGWSVSGDSQIIPVMIGESKTALNYAKILLEKGFQVLPIRPPTVPEGTSRFRFSLCYEHTEEEVNGVVEAMRELKRYHEKCGDVKFQDRKR, via the coding sequence ATGGAATTTATAAAAAATTATTTAGCAAAAAGAAAAGATGAAGACACTCTCCGGTCACTCCTGGAGCTTGATACCAGAGGTCCGGGTATGATCGTTCGACATGGACTAAAATATGTCGACTTCTCTTCCAATGATTATCTGGGCCTCTCCAGACATCCACAATTAATCGATGCGGCCAGACAGGCACTGGAAAAATATGGAGTCGGCACCGGTGCATCAAGACTTTTGAGCGGTGATCTGAAGATGCACCACTTACTGGAAGAAGAGACAGCATCGTTCAAACATAAAGAGAGCGCGCTTGTTTTCAATTCCGGTTATCATGCTAATTTGGGTATCATACCTGCCTTTTCAGGCAAGAACGACGTTATTTTCTCGGACAGCCTCTGCCATGCCAGCCAGATTGACGGTGCCATTCTCTCGAGGGCTGCACGATTTCTTTTTCGGCATAACAACATGGAACATCTGGACGATTTGCTCAAAAGCGAGAGATCTAAGTTCGACAAGGCGCTGATACTTACTGAATCAGTCTTCAGCATGGATGGGGACAAGGCTCCTCTGCGAACATTGGTTGAACTGAAACAACGCTACAATTGTGTGTTAATGGTAGATGAGGCGCATGCGACGGGTATATTCGGTAATCAGGGAAGAGGATTGGTGGAGTCGGAAGGCTTAAGCGAGGATGTCGACTTGATTATGGGAACGTTCAGCAAGGCGCTGGGAGGCTTTGGTGCATATCTTGCTGCCTCGCGTTTGGTTACCGATTATCTGATCAATTCGGCCCGAAGCTTTATCTACTCCACGGCCCTGCCGTGCTCGATCATAGCCGCAAACTTTGCAGCGCTGGAAGTCTGCAAGAATGAACCATGGCGTGGCCCGGCCCTGCTCGATCGCGCGCAAAGATTCCGTACGGCACTGGGCGATGCAGGCTGGAGTGTCTCCGGTGACAGCCAGATCATTCCTGTTATGATCGGCGAGAGCAAAACGGCACTCAACTATGCCAAGATTCTTCTGGAGAAAGGTTTCCAGGTTCTGCCCATCAGACCACCCACAGTTCCCGAAGGTACTTCCCGATTCCGTTTTTCTCTCTGCTATGAGCATACGGAAGAAGAAGTGAATGGAGTCGTGGAGGCCATGAGAGAACTTAAGCGCTACCATGAAAAGTGTGGTGACGTTAAATTTCAAGACCGGAAAAGATGA
- the bioD gene encoding dethiobiotin synthase, which produces MKSVVTLNFKTGKDEGLILKSVLITGTDTGVGKTIVCRHLAAYMQSKGVNVITQKWVQTGCDCADDIKDHMLKPLPAWGEVQDIDDLRTPYRLKLPASPHFAASLEEVEIDIKIIEESHALLCKHFDLVLVEGSGGVLVPLTEKILLADLAVRLKMTVVLVVSNKLGCINHALLSIEALRLRGIPILGLIFNRMDENGDEKILRENVRIISLIAGVPVIGEMPFLKSDADGFDRAQDIGEAFYKRWRKNKK; this is translated from the coding sequence ATGAAAAGTGTGGTGACGTTAAATTTCAAGACCGGAAAAGATGAGGGTCTAATCTTGAAAAGTGTTTTAATAACAGGAACAGATACAGGTGTAGGCAAGACGATTGTATGCAGGCACCTTGCCGCCTATATGCAAAGTAAAGGTGTGAATGTCATTACCCAGAAGTGGGTGCAAACGGGATGTGATTGTGCCGATGATATTAAGGACCATATGCTTAAACCCTTGCCTGCGTGGGGTGAAGTGCAGGACATTGATGATCTTCGCACACCATATAGATTGAAGCTTCCGGCTTCTCCCCATTTTGCCGCTTCTTTAGAAGAGGTGGAAATCGACATCAAAATTATAGAAGAGTCTCATGCCCTGCTTTGTAAGCATTTTGATCTGGTGCTAGTTGAGGGTTCCGGTGGTGTACTTGTTCCTTTGACCGAAAAGATACTCCTGGCCGATCTTGCTGTCCGATTGAAGATGACTGTTGTCCTCGTAGTCTCAAATAAGCTCGGCTGCATCAACCATGCGTTGCTTTCTATTGAAGCTCTTCGCCTTAGGGGGATACCTATCCTGGGATTGATCTTCAACCGGATGGACGAGAACGGCGATGAAAAAATCCTGCGTGAGAATGTAAGGATTATATCATTGATTGCCGGTGTGCCTGTAATCGGTGAAATGCCTTTTCTAAAAAGCGATGCTGACGGATTCGATCGTGCCCAAGATATAGGCGAAGCATTCTATAAGCGCTGGAGGAAAAATAAAAAATGA
- the bioA gene encoding adenosylmethionine--8-amino-7-oxononanoate transaminase produces MTDLLQKDLTYNWHPYTQMSIQQVNPPLLIEKARGIKLYDASGQWYYDTISSWWCNIHGHLHPRIVNAIKQQLNTLDHTLFAGITHKTAIDLSERLVQLTPEGLQRVFYSDNGSTAVEVALKMSLQYWRNSGRPEKSKFVSFDRAYHGDTAGCMSVSGESVFTSAFTPLMFTGYKVPSPYCYRCPMGQKKDECATECVSLLEDVLREHADVIAAVILEPLILCAGGMLIYPAAYLAEAARLSRQYNVHLILDEVAVGFGRTGTMFACEQADVCPDFLCLSKGLTSGMLPLAATLTTQDVFNAFLGPLGSDKTFYHGHTYTANPIGCSAALASLDIFAEEGTLSHVQEISQELRKGIEMFKEHPMVGDIRTIGTVAAFELVKNKKTKEPLAGNDEKIRNIYSKGLENNVMLRPIGNVIYLFLPLSTTLEELKDIISKTHASMIE; encoded by the coding sequence ATGACGGACTTGCTACAAAAAGACCTGACGTATAACTGGCATCCCTATACGCAGATGAGCATACAACAGGTTAATCCACCTCTGCTTATCGAAAAAGCACGCGGCATAAAGCTCTATGATGCATCCGGTCAATGGTACTATGACACCATATCCAGCTGGTGGTGCAATATTCACGGGCATTTGCACCCCAGGATAGTAAATGCCATAAAGCAGCAGCTTAATACTCTCGATCACACTCTTTTTGCGGGCATTACCCATAAAACGGCAATCGATTTGTCTGAACGTTTAGTTCAACTCACTCCGGAGGGATTGCAGAGAGTGTTTTACTCGGATAATGGATCGACAGCGGTCGAAGTTGCCCTCAAGATGTCCCTTCAGTACTGGCGCAATTCCGGCCGGCCGGAAAAATCTAAATTCGTTTCTTTTGACCGGGCCTATCACGGCGACACCGCAGGGTGTATGAGTGTCAGCGGGGAAAGTGTTTTCACCAGTGCATTCACCCCCCTTATGTTTACCGGATATAAAGTGCCCAGCCCTTATTGCTATCGCTGTCCCATGGGTCAGAAAAAAGATGAGTGCGCTACAGAGTGCGTCAGCCTTCTCGAAGATGTCCTCCGTGAGCATGCAGATGTAATTGCTGCCGTAATCCTCGAACCGCTCATTTTGTGTGCGGGCGGGATGCTTATTTATCCGGCTGCATATCTTGCTGAAGCAGCGCGCTTGTCAAGGCAATACAATGTACACCTGATCCTCGATGAGGTCGCTGTGGGTTTCGGCCGCACAGGAACAATGTTTGCCTGCGAGCAGGCAGATGTATGCCCTGACTTTCTTTGCCTGTCCAAGGGTTTGACGAGCGGCATGCTTCCTCTTGCCGCGACACTGACAACACAGGATGTATTCAATGCATTTCTGGGACCGTTAGGAAGCGATAAAACATTTTATCATGGTCACACCTATACGGCGAATCCGATAGGTTGCAGTGCCGCTCTTGCAAGTTTGGATATCTTTGCAGAGGAAGGGACACTATCTCATGTTCAGGAGATTTCTCAAGAGCTCCGCAAAGGCATAGAGATGTTTAAGGAACATCCAATGGTTGGCGACATCCGCACCATCGGTACTGTGGCAGCCTTTGAGTTGGTAAAGAATAAGAAAACAAAGGAACCGCTGGCCGGCAATGACGAAAAGATAAGGAATATCTATTCAAAAGGACTGGAAAATAACGTCATGCTGAGGCCAATTGGTAATGTGATATATCTTTTTCTCCCTCTAAGCACTACTTTAGAAGAGCTCAAAGATATTATTTCAAAGACACATGCTTCAATGATTGAATGA
- a CDS encoding thioesterase, which yields MIEKKYQEHAKMLETIIKIIDAMGIRIIEMWDRHVKVLLPLEPNVNHIGTMYAGSLFTAGEFMGGAMYMASFDYDRFYPIVKAINIQFRRPAITNVTVEANLSAEEIDAIHREADAKGKADWEMDLEIKDEAGEVCCLLQGIWQLRKA from the coding sequence GTGATTGAGAAAAAGTATCAAGAACATGCCAAAATGCTGGAAACCATTATCAAGATTATTGATGCCATGGGAATTCGCATCATAGAGATGTGGGATCGTCATGTCAAAGTCCTTTTACCTCTTGAACCAAACGTCAACCACATAGGAACGATGTATGCCGGTTCTCTCTTTACGGCCGGTGAGTTTATGGGCGGAGCCATGTATATGGCCTCTTTCGATTACGATCGGTTCTATCCCATAGTTAAAGCCATCAACATCCAGTTCCGCCGTCCGGCAATAACAAATGTAACTGTGGAAGCAAACTTGAGCGCGGAAGAAATTGATGCCATTCATCGGGAAGCCGATGCAAAAGGAAAGGCCGACTGGGAAATGGATCTGGAAATCAAGGATGAAGCCGGCGAAGTATGCTGTCTCTTGCAGGGCATTTGGCAGTTGCGCAAAGCATAG
- a CDS encoding YbhB/YbcL family Raf kinase inhibitor-like protein, with protein sequence MELKSSAFVSGSMIPSLYTCQDKNISPPLMWSGAPAGTKSFALICDDPDAPIGTWVHWVYYNIPASVTSIPEALAKSEKPAQGGIHGKSSFGDFGYGGPCPPWGTHRYFFKLYALDTMLILPSGAKKNDVLKAMDKHVLGKTELMGKYKKK encoded by the coding sequence TTGGAACTAAAAAGTTCAGCCTTTGTTTCAGGTTCAATGATTCCTTCACTCTATACCTGCCAGGATAAAAATATTTCCCCGCCTCTTATGTGGTCAGGTGCACCTGCCGGCACAAAAAGTTTTGCTCTGATTTGCGATGATCCGGATGCACCCATTGGCACTTGGGTACACTGGGTATATTACAACATTCCGGCTTCAGTGACTTCGATTCCTGAAGCTTTAGCGAAAAGTGAAAAACCGGCACAGGGCGGCATCCACGGTAAGAGCAGCTTCGGCGATTTCGGTTATGGCGGCCCCTGCCCGCCCTGGGGTACCCATCGCTACTTTTTCAAGCTGTATGCATTGGACACGATGCTTATCCTCCCCTCCGGGGCAAAAAAGAATGATGTTCTGAAAGCCATGGATAAACATGTTTTGGGCAAGACTGAGCTCATGGGAAAATATAAGAAGAAATAA
- a CDS encoding sugar dehydratase, with amino-acid sequence MKNVLVIGGSYFVGKVFVEELSRIPDYAIYVMNRGNVPLNIEGVTEIKCDRHDTEAMSEAIPSIEWNAVVDFCAYTPEDISTMISTLPSHAIGQYILISTSSIYEKTNELPIDEEALHVAGPQPGPHGDYAYNKHLAEEELKIQCSENNIPWTIFRPTFIYGKYNYAPREGYFFDLVEADKTIILPDNELALFTFVSVWDVARAIIVCIGNKNAYTKAFNLSGKELISYTRFVDVLRIITRKHISIESMSINQIDALGIPLPFPLDEHLIYSGMLITKDMDFSYTPFVEGMSATYAWYKQKRSGKL; translated from the coding sequence ATGAAAAATGTGCTGGTCATCGGTGGAAGCTATTTTGTCGGGAAAGTTTTCGTGGAGGAGCTCTCCAGGATTCCAGACTATGCGATTTATGTCATGAACAGAGGAAATGTTCCACTTAATATTGAAGGCGTAACCGAAATCAAATGTGACCGGCACGATACGGAGGCCATGTCTGAGGCCATACCCTCTATAGAGTGGAACGCTGTGGTTGATTTCTGCGCCTACACACCTGAAGACATTAGCACGATGATTTCCACTCTTCCGTCTCATGCCATCGGCCAATATATCTTAATCAGTACGTCGTCCATTTACGAAAAAACCAATGAACTGCCGATAGACGAAGAAGCTCTTCACGTGGCCGGACCGCAACCAGGGCCTCATGGCGATTATGCCTACAACAAACATCTGGCCGAAGAAGAATTAAAAATTCAATGCTCAGAAAATAACATTCCCTGGACCATCTTCAGGCCTACATTCATATACGGAAAATACAACTACGCACCACGGGAGGGCTACTTCTTCGATCTGGTTGAGGCAGACAAAACTATCATCCTTCCGGACAATGAGCTTGCACTCTTTACGTTTGTCTCCGTATGGGATGTGGCTCGTGCGATTATCGTTTGTATCGGAAACAAGAATGCCTATACGAAGGCGTTCAATCTATCAGGCAAAGAACTGATTTCATATACAAGGTTCGTGGATGTGCTCCGGATTATTACGCGCAAGCACATTAGCATAGAGTCCATGAGCATTAACCAAATTGATGCTCTGGGTATTCCTTTGCCGTTTCCCCTTGATGAACATCTTATTTATTCCGGAATGCTTATCACGAAAGACATGGACTTTTCATATACTCCGTTCGTTGAAGGGATGAGTGCAACGTATGCATGGTACAAACAGAAAAGGAGTGGAAAGCTATGA
- a CDS encoding DUF4125 domain-containing protein, which translates to MSLVNEDVIEKILARELKMFLSVPSIRKSSCQDYPESFKLHRRAQFSCWSRETLESYLHDLERAEEKGINLMTHKYARMDNLIPQLNSNPLIDTIVGYYCVWQRSMMKKYPGIMSGGRPLSSADDSAFFTSFETYLRGELETYSDATLELLSKDIQAKHVQGINMAEELYLCLVKDMGYDSLDEAEKAKLEER; encoded by the coding sequence ATGAGTCTGGTAAATGAAGATGTAATAGAGAAAATTCTTGCCAGGGAGCTGAAGATGTTTTTGAGCGTGCCTTCGATCAGGAAAAGCTCATGTCAGGATTATCCGGAAAGCTTCAAACTTCACCGTAGAGCGCAGTTTTCATGCTGGTCGAGAGAAACGTTGGAAAGCTATCTGCATGATCTGGAAAGGGCAGAGGAGAAGGGGATTAATCTCATGACACATAAGTATGCGCGCATGGATAATCTGATTCCACAGTTAAACAGTAATCCCCTTATTGATACGATTGTTGGCTATTATTGTGTATGGCAGCGGTCGATGATGAAAAAGTATCCCGGAATAATGAGTGGAGGCCGTCCTTTATCCAGCGCCGATGATTCTGCCTTTTTCACTTCCTTCGAAACATATTTAAGAGGTGAACTGGAAACCTATTCCGACGCCACACTTGAACTGCTGAGCAAAGACATCCAGGCTAAGCATGTTCAAGGCATTAATATGGCGGAAGAGCTTTACTTATGTCTGGTAAAAGACATGGGGTATGATTCACTTGATGAGGCGGAAAAGGCAAAGTTAGAAGAAAGATGA
- a CDS encoding methylmalonyl-CoA mutase yields MGQDSKIRVLVAKPGLDGHERGAHVVAYGLRDEGFEVIYTGLRQSPEQIVSAAVQEDVDVIGLSILSGAHLTLTKKVMAGLKAKGANDILVTVGGIIPEEDKKVLEKMGVGGVFTSGSKIKDIAAFIRTKLGKDA; encoded by the coding sequence ATGGGCCAGGATTCAAAGATCAGAGTTCTCGTAGCCAAGCCCGGGTTGGACGGTCATGAGCGTGGAGCACATGTTGTAGCCTATGGACTCAGGGATGAAGGTTTTGAGGTCATCTACACGGGCCTACGCCAGAGCCCGGAGCAGATTGTTTCCGCAGCCGTACAGGAAGATGTTGATGTAATTGGTCTTTCTATCCTTTCGGGAGCTCATCTCACATTGACAAAAAAAGTCATGGCAGGTCTCAAAGCCAAAGGTGCAAACGACATTTTGGTAACTGTCGGGGGTATCATTCCTGAAGAAGACAAAAAAGTTCTTGAAAAAATGGGTGTTGGTGGCGTTTTCACTTCAGGTTCTAAGATCAAGGATATTGCGGCATTCATCCGTACAAAGCTCGGAAAAGATGCCTAA
- a CDS encoding methylmalonyl-CoA mutase, which produces MKKNSKKEIKEALKKWEDEVKNPRVKKFKLDKSPTSFYTPLSSDSSHFLEKVGFPGQFPYTAGNTPFEFWRAYAEFGAKLNYRSDWGGTGRSGKYGGFGTPADYRDYLLKMQSMGRIGGPNIAFDLVTQCGYDSDSTFAEGEVGRVGVAIDSMRDFAVIYEAYTGALDIDKVPSNFTINAPAAVFIAMYACLAKKRGIPLAKLTGTPQNDILKEFIARGTYIYPPAESLRLFRDTCVFCCKHMPELNINSIGGYHIREAGATRVQDLAFSMANGIAYIKAGIEGGLDVDAFAPAFTFNAFGGSMEVYNEIAFQRAARRVWAHILRDRFNAKDPKSMQIRQPITAHIGCSSTTLQRPLNNLARAVVGGMAAGMSGAIPGAFPPFDEPLGLGHSQEAVQLQQDASRIMIFEAKVTDVCDPWAGSYFMESLTDEIEKDALAELEKIEKMGGAVAAIENGYMQKAVARSAYERQKKIEKQEELVVGVNCFTSEHEIDVSINRQVEATYDPQLMKTAEERQKANLAQLKRERNGKAVVTTLRNLKVQAEDKDKNLMPAICECVESDATLQEICDVLREVFGEAQPMKI; this is translated from the coding sequence ATGAAGAAGAATAGTAAAAAAGAAATTAAAGAGGCTTTAAAGAAATGGGAAGATGAGGTCAAAAATCCACGAGTAAAGAAGTTTAAGTTAGATAAGAGCCCAACGAGTTTCTATACACCTCTTTCTTCGGATAGTTCGCATTTTCTGGAAAAAGTCGGATTTCCCGGTCAGTTTCCCTACACTGCAGGAAACACTCCCTTCGAATTCTGGAGAGCATATGCAGAATTTGGTGCAAAGCTCAATTATCGATCGGACTGGGGCGGAACGGGGCGATCAGGTAAATACGGTGGATTTGGAACTCCTGCCGATTATCGAGATTATCTTTTAAAGATGCAGTCCATGGGACGTATAGGTGGTCCCAATATCGCCTTCGATTTGGTAACCCAGTGCGGGTATGATTCGGACAGCACTTTTGCCGAGGGAGAAGTTGGCCGGGTGGGAGTTGCCATAGATTCTATGCGGGACTTTGCCGTCATCTACGAGGCATATACCGGAGCTCTTGATATTGATAAAGTGCCGTCTAACTTCACCATCAATGCGCCGGCGGCGGTTTTTATAGCCATGTATGCCTGTCTGGCCAAGAAACGTGGTATACCGCTGGCTAAATTGACAGGGACACCCCAGAATGACATTCTCAAAGAATTCATAGCCCGTGGAACATATATTTATCCGCCGGCGGAATCACTGAGGTTGTTCCGCGATACGTGCGTATTCTGCTGTAAGCATATGCCTGAGCTCAATATAAATTCAATAGGCGGCTACCATATCAGGGAAGCCGGGGCCACACGCGTTCAGGATCTGGCATTTTCGATGGCCAACGGCATTGCTTATATTAAGGCCGGAATTGAAGGCGGTCTGGACGTTGATGCGTTTGCTCCTGCCTTTACCTTCAATGCCTTCGGCGGCAGCATGGAAGTCTACAATGAAATTGCTTTTCAGAGGGCAGCCCGCAGAGTTTGGGCCCATATATTAAGGGATCGTTTCAATGCCAAGGATCCCAAGAGCATGCAGATCCGCCAGCCCATCACGGCGCATATAGGATGTTCCAGCACCACGCTCCAGCGGCCGCTCAACAATCTGGCCCGTGCCGTTGTCGGTGGAATGGCAGCCGGAATGTCGGGGGCTATTCCCGGTGCATTTCCACCCTTTGACGAACCACTTGGCCTTGGCCATTCTCAGGAGGCGGTCCAATTACAGCAAGATGCTTCCAGAATCATGATCTTCGAAGCAAAAGTAACTGACGTATGCGATCCATGGGCCGGATCGTACTTCATGGAATCACTTACGGATGAGATCGAGAAAGATGCCCTGGCCGAATTGGAGAAGATTGAGAAAATGGGTGGTGCGGTTGCCGCTATTGAAAATGGGTATATGCAAAAAGCGGTAGCCAGGAGCGCATATGAGCGCCAGAAAAAGATAGAGAAACAGGAAGAACTGGTTGTCGGCGTGAACTGCTTTACTAGCGAGCATGAGATTGATGTTTCCATCAACCGTCAAGTGGAAGCGACCTATGATCCACAACTTATGAAGACGGCAGAAGAACGTCAGAAGGCAAATCTTGCCCAATTAAAGCGCGAACGCAACGGCAAGGCTGTCGTAACCACTCTTAGAAATTTGAAAGTTCAGGCTGAAGATAAAGATAAGAATCTCATGCCTGCAATATGCGAGTGCGTTGAAAGCGATGCAACGCTCCAGGAGATCTGCGATGTGTTGCGTGAAGTTTTCGGTGAAGCACAGCCTATGAAAATTTAG
- a CDS encoding methylmalonyl Co-A mutase-associated GTPase MeaB produces MEEKLALMIEAAGENSERALAKLISHVEDRKTGWKDIMKTIYAKTGRTCVIGVTGSPGAGKSSLVGEFAKRLGDMGYTIGIIAVDPSSPFSGGAVLGDRIRMRDISTYQNIFIRSMATRGMLGGLCQAARDVVRIMDYAGKDIVIIETVGVGQDEIEVVSAADYVMLVTYPGGGDSVQAIKAGVMEIGDLFVVNKCDREGADIIVSEISAMLDLSTETAVKMPQVIKTSAFTKEGIDKLMDILSEFIQKKKKGPHYQKDHVRQEVISILETEMVSIIKERITGNGNMEKELELILSGKSDPYSIADKLMKRFAVIKNLEEKRKGGFQ; encoded by the coding sequence GTGGAAGAAAAACTCGCATTGATGATTGAAGCCGCCGGAGAAAATAGTGAAAGAGCTTTGGCAAAGCTTATTTCGCATGTTGAAGATCGGAAGACAGGTTGGAAAGATATAATGAAGACCATCTACGCGAAAACGGGGCGGACCTGCGTGATAGGAGTCACAGGTTCTCCGGGGGCGGGCAAAAGTTCTTTGGTCGGTGAGTTTGCCAAGCGATTGGGTGATATGGGGTATACTATCGGCATTATTGCGGTAGATCCATCAAGTCCCTTCTCCGGTGGAGCAGTGCTGGGAGACCGTATCCGGATGCGCGATATAAGCACCTATCAGAATATCTTTATCAGGTCTATGGCCACCCGTGGCATGTTGGGAGGTCTCTGCCAGGCGGCCCGTGATGTTGTAAGAATCATGGATTATGCCGGAAAAGATATTGTTATCATTGAGACTGTCGGCGTAGGTCAGGATGAAATCGAGGTTGTAAGTGCAGCCGATTATGTAATGCTCGTGACATACCCGGGAGGAGGCGACAGTGTCCAGGCCATCAAAGCCGGAGTTATGGAAATTGGTGACCTGTTCGTGGTGAATAAATGCGATAGGGAGGGTGCTGATATTATAGTATCCGAGATTTCCGCCATGCTTGATCTTTCAACGGAGACGGCTGTAAAAATGCCCCAGGTCATTAAGACCTCTGCCTTTACCAAGGAAGGCATTGATAAACTAATGGACATACTTTCTGAATTTATTCAGAAGAAAAAGAAAGGTCCGCACTATCAAAAAGATCATGTTCGTCAAGAGGTCATAAGTATACTGGAGACGGAGATGGTCAGTATCATCAAGGAGCGGATCACGGGCAATGGAAATATGGAGAAAGAGCTTGAACTCATACTTTCCGGCAAGAGCGATCCTTATAGTATCGCAGACAAGTTAATGAAACGGTTCGCTGTCATTAAGAACCTTGAAGAAAAACGAAAAGGAGGCTTTCAATGA